From the Tenacibaculum dicentrarchi genome, the window ATGACTTAAAAGAATGTTTTGATTAACACTGTTAACTTCAGATGTGTTTTGTGAAATAAACTTCAATACGTCTTTTGATTGTAGTAATTTTGAAAAAGGAATATCTACAATTAAATTTCCTTTTCGTAAAAAAACAAACTCTTCTTTGGTTGCTTTTGTAATACTTGAATCATCTAAAAATCCGTAGTTATAAATTTTATGAATAATAGTCTTCCCTATTTTTTTTAGAAGTACAATGTCATTAACAGGTAATGAATCTGCAAGCATAATTTTATTATTATAAGCTTCTAATACTTGTTTAGCTACTTTTTGATTGCACACAAAATATTTTTTAACACTCGCTTTAATTTCATTCGTTTCTTGAGTAATTTCAAGGCTTGTTTTTTGAATAGCAAAATCAAAAGGAGCATATAAATTATCATATTGCCAAGGTTTACCTTGAGTATATTCATATTTAAACTGACCTTGTTTAGGGAATAAATATACAATTGCCACTACCGAAATTAAAAACAATAATATTTTGTAAATAATCGTATTGTTCTTGTATAATTTATTTATAAAATTGTTCATTTTGTATGTTTAGATTTGTAAATATAACCTTTCTCTATTATTTGAGTACTTGTTATAAAATGGTTATTTTAGCAGAAGAAATTATACGCAAACATATGAAAGAAGTAGTTATTGTATCAGTAGCAAGAACACCAATAGGTAGTTTTTTAGGCAGTTTATCAACCATACCTGCACCAAAATTAGGAGCAGTGGCAATTAAAGGTGCACTGGAAAAAATAAACTTAAATCCTACAATGATAGATGAAGTTTTTATGGGGAATGTAGTTTCCGCAGGTACAGGGCAAGCACCCGCACGTCAAGCAGCTATTTTTGCAGGAATACCTAATACCGTTCCTTGCACTACGATTAACAAAGTCTGTTCATCAGGAATGAAAGCCATTATGTTAGCCGCACAAACAATTGCTCTAGGCGATGCTCAAATTGTGGTTGCTGGAGGAATGGAAAATATGAGTATGATTCCACATTATCAACACGCTCGAACAGGTTCAAAATTTGGTTCGATTACCATGGAAGATGGTTTGCAAAAAGATGGTTTAGTTGATGCCTATCAAAAAGTAGCCATGGGTGTTTGTGCCGATGATTGCGCTACAAAATATGGTTTTTCAAGAGAAGAACAAGATGCTTTTGCTATAGAATCGTACAGCCGTTCTGCAAATGCCTGGAAAGAAGGAAAATATGCCGATGAAATTGTGTCGGTTGAAATACCTCAACGCCGTGGCGAACCAATTATTTTTTCTGAAGATGAAGAGTATAAAAATGTAAAAATAGATAAAATTCCTGCTTTACGTGCTGCTTTTACCAAAGAAGGAACGGTTACTGCTGCAAACGCCTCAACAATTAATGATGGTGCTGCTGCATTGGTTTTAATGTCTGCTGATAAAGCCCTAGCATTAGGTTTAACTCCTTTAGCTAAAATAAAAGGATATGCCGATGCTGCTCACGAGCCAGAATGGTTTACAACAGCGCCTGCAAAAGCCTTACCAAAAGCATTATCAAAAGCAAATATTTCAATTGATGATGTTGATTATTTTGAATTAAACGAAGCTTTTTCAGTAGTTGGCTTAGCTAATATGAAAATTTTAAATTTATCTGCCGATAAAGTAAATGTAAACGGAGGAGCGGTTTCTTTAGGACATCCTTTAGGTGTTTCAGGAGCAAGAATTGTTATAGCCTTAACATCAATATTAAAACAGAAAAATGCCAAAATTGGTGCAGCCGCTATTTGCAATGGTGGTGGTGGCGCTAGTGCAATCGTTATTGAAAGAATATAATATTTTTCAACCTTAAAAATTCGTAATATTATGTTTTTTGGAATTTGTAATTTAAGTATTATTCCCATGCGTTTTGAAGCTAGTGATACTTCAGAAATGGTAAATCAAGTGCTTTTTGGTGAAGCTTTTAAAATACTAGAAAAAAAAGATAATTGGACTAAAATTGAATTAGCTTTTGATAAATATCAAGGATTTATTGATACTAAACAATATCAAGAAATTAGCCAAGAAATGTATAATACTTTAGCATCCGAAGAACATAAAAACTATTCAGGTAACTTTATAAACCTTGTTAATTTTAAGAATTTTGATAAAGATTCTAAAAAACAACAACAAATAATGATTCCTTTAGGTGCAAGACTGCCTTTTTTAAAGGATGAAACATTTAATATCGACCAAAAAAAATATTCTTATCAAGGTGAAATTTACAATAAAAAGCAAACCATTATTAAAACGGCACTGTTATTTTTAAACGTACCGTATTTATGGGGTGGGAAATCTGTTTTTGGAATTGATTGTTCGGGATTTACACAAATGGTTTATAAATTAGCTGGCTACAATTTATTACGCGATGCTAAAGACCAAGTAACCCAAGGCGAAACGTTAAATTTTATTGAAGAGAGCCAAGCAGGAAATCTTGCTTTTTTTGATACCTGTTTTAATGTTTCTACTGATGAAAATCCTATAAAAATAACGCATGTAGGAATTATTTTAGGAAACAACACCATTATTCATGCACACGGAAAAGTTCGGATTGACACGCTAGATCATCGTGGTATTTACAATGTAGATTCTAAAAAATATACGCATCGATTAAGAATTATAAAACATTTTTTTGAATAGAAAAAAAGCATAAAAAAACCGAAACTTTAAAAGTTTCGGTTTTTTTTTAGTAAAATAGATATTCATTAACTTTCGTTTAAATACTATCTCATTGCTTTGTATAAAGTTCTATATTCTGTTGCTTTGGCTTCCATTTCTAAAACCTCATATAAGTTCATTAATGTTTTAACAGTATCAACACTTCTTTTAATTGTATCTGCTTTTTCTAAAAATGGCAATGCCTCTTTATAAACTTCTTTTTGTTCTAATGCTAAAGCATCATACTTTTTAAAGTTGTTTAAATTTTTATTCATTTCATCGACAATTGCTTTATCTTTATTTAATACAACAACGGCTAAATTCATATAAGCATCTCCGTAATTAGGATTTAATTCAATTGCTTTTTTGTAATATTTTTTAGCATTATCAATCATACCTTCATTGAAGTTAACTACTCCTAAGTTATAGTATAATGTTGGGTTTTCAGGATCTAAAGCAATAGCTTCTTTCATTAACTCTCCAAATTTATCCATTTGCTTAAGCTTAATATACATATCAGCTTCGTTTAACAATAAATTTAAATCTTTTGGATTTTCTTTTCTTGCCTCTGCTAATGCCTGAATAGCTTCATCGGTTTTTCCTTGTTCTTTTAACAATAATGCTACGTTTTTAACAATAGTAGCCGATTTAGATGCTGTTGATTTATTTTCAGGTTTAATATATTGCTTAGACCTAACCATTAAATCTCTTTGCTTCTTACTTCCCAAGTTTTCAACTTTACCAGTTAATTTATTGGTAGCTAAATATTGATTTTCAATACCTGTATAACCAATTTTACGTAACTCTTTGTAATATTTAATCGCTGTATCATATTCGTTTGCTTGTGTTGCCGATATTGCTGCATTATAAGCAAACGAAGTATCTTTAGGACTTAATAAATACGTTAAATAAAAGTTTTCAGCAGCGTTTTTATAATCTTTTTTATTGTTATATAAATCAACTGCTTTCCCTGAAACCTCTTGAATCATGGTATTCAAAATAGGCTTTGCTTTTTCTGAATACTTGGTTTTACCCATTGCTAATAAACTATTTAATGCTGTTGCTGCATTTTGATAGTCTTTTGTCGCTGCTAATGCTTTTCCTTTTAAAAAGTAAAACTTAGAGGTGTATTTACTTTCCCCTTTATCCATTACTAATTTTTCAGCAGCATTTAAGGTAGTAATTGCTGTTTTATAATCTGATTTTTTTATAGCTTTCTCTGCGGTTTTTAACTCTGATTTTTGAGCTAATAACCCTAATGATACTAATCCTAAAGAAAGTGTTATTAATTGTTTTTTCATTGTCGTTCTTATTAATTGTTATTCTTGATCTTCGTTTGTATTATTTTCAATTTCCGTGCCAATTTCAGACTCAGACTCCTGAACTTCTTCTTCTTCACGCATTACTTTTGCAACTGCGGCAATGCTATCATTTTCTTTGATATTAATTAAACGAACTCCTTGTGTTGCACGTCCCATTACACGTAAATCTTCCACAGCCATACGAATAGTAAGCCCCGATTTATTAATAATCATTAAATCATTTGAATCATCTACATTTTTAATAGCTACTAATTCTCCTGTTTTTTCTGATATATTTAAGGTCTTTACTCCTTTTCCACCACGATTTGTTACACGATAATCTTCTAATTTCGAGCGTTTACCGTATCCTTTTTCAGAAACCACCAATATATTGCTTTCCATATCATTTACAGCAATCATTCCTATTACCTCATCGTTATCATGCTGTAAACTTATTCCACGAACTCCTGAGGCAGTTCTTCCCATTGGTCGGGTTTTAGCTTCTTCAAAACGAATCGATTTTCCTGATTTTAACGCAAGCATTACTTGGCTATCGCCCGTAGTTAATTTTGCTTCTAAAAGTTCATCGCCTTCTTTGATGGTTATTGCGTTAATTCCGTTGATTCTTGGACGAGAATATTGTTCTAAAGAAGTCTTTTTAACCTGACCTTTTTTAGTTGCCATAATTACGTAACGACTATTGATGTATTCTTCATCTTTTAAATCTTCGGTAACTAAAAATGCTTTTACTTTATCGTCAGATTCGATATTGATTAAATTTTGAAGTGCTCTACCTTTGGTATTTTTTCCTCCTTCGGGGATTTCATACACACGCATCCAGAACACTTTTCCTTTTTGAGTAAAGAACATCATGTATTGATGATTTGTTCCTACAAATAAGTGTTCTAAGAAATCTTCATTACGAGTCGTTGCTCCTTTTTGCCCACGTCCTCCTCTATTCTGAACTTTATATTCATCAAGATTTGTGCGTTTTACATATCCTGCATGCGAAATAGTAACGACTACTTTAGAGTTTGGTATCATATCTTCGATACGCATATCTCCACCTGCGTAATGAATTTCAGAACGACGCTCATCTCCATACTTATCTCTAACATGAATTAATTCATCGGTAATTATTTGATAACGTCTTGGTTCATTGGCTAAAATATCTTTTAAATCGGTTATTGTTAGCATAATTTCATCAAACTCACCACGCAACTTATCTTGCTCTAAACCTGTTAATTGACGCAAACGCATTTCAACAATTGCTTTTGCCTGAATTTCAGTTAATTCAAAACGCTCAATTAAGCGTTCACGAGCTTCATCACCATTTTTAGAACTACGAATAATTGAAATTACCTCATCAATATTATCTGAAGCAATAATTAATCCTTCTAAAATATGTGCTCTTGCTTGTGCTTTCTTTAATTCAAATTCTGTTCTACGAACAATTACTTCGTGTCTATGTTCAACAAAATAATGGATTAATTCTTTTAAGTTTAATTGCTCAGGGCGACCATTTACAAGTGCAATATTATTCACACTAAATGATGTTTGTAACTGAGTATATTTAAACAATTTATTTAAAACGATATTCGGAATTGCATCACGTTTTAAAACGTACACAATACGCATTCCGTTTCTGTCAGATTCATCACGAATATTAGCAATTCCTTCTAATTTTTTATCATTAACAAGTTCAGCAGTTTTTTTAATCATTTCTGCTTTGTTAACCTGATACGGAATTTCAGTAACAACGATACATTCTCTTGCTTTTACTTCTTCAAAAGAAGTTTTGGCACGCATTACAATACGCCCTCTACCCGTATGAAAAGCATCTTTAACACCTTCATACCCATAAATTGTTCCTCCTGTAGGAAAATCTGGTGCTTTGATGTGTTCCATTAACTCATCAATTTCAATATCTCTATTTTTGATATAAGCAATAGTACCGTTAACCACTTCAGTTAAATTATGTGGCGCCATATTTGTTGCCATACCTACTGCAATACCTGATGCTCCGTTTACTAATAAATTAGGAATACGAGTTGGTAAAACGGTTGGCTCTTGTAGAGTATCATCAAAATTTAAGCGATGATCAACAGTATCTTTTTCAATATCCGCTAACATATCTTCGGATATTTTTTGCATTCTTACCTCGGTATAACGCATTGCTGCTGGAGAATCTCCATCAACAGAACCGAAGTTTCCTTGCCCATCAACCATCATGTAACGTACACTCCAGTTTTGTGCCATACGAACCATTGAATCATATACAGATGTATCACCGTGTGGGTGATACTTACCTAGTACTTCCCCTACAATTCTTGCAGATTTTTTATATGAACCTGTTGCCTTAATACCTAGTTCGTGCATACCGAATAAAACTCTTCGATGAACTGGTTTTAATCCATCTCTTACATCTGGTAATGCTCTTGATACAATAACCGACATCGAATAATCGATATACGCTGATTTCATTTGCTCTTCAATGTTGATCGGAATCAACTTTTCGCCATCTGCCATATATATTTCTTTAAAATATTAGTTATCATTTTTATAAAGAAAATGAACTTTACACTTATAAAACTCATTTACAAAATACGCTAAAATCAGCTGTATTTCTTAAAACATTGCAAGATACTACAAAGCCTTCTTTTATACAAAAATTATACTTATTGTTTTAAGTATAGATATTAATGGTTTTTAAACATTAACAACGTATATTTAACACCAAAGAATCGCTAATAAATATACACTAAAAAGTAGTGGCATATTTTTTGTTATTTTTAAGAAAAAAACAGACTAACTATACAAATTAATTTTATGGAAGATAATTTTTCACCACAAGTTAGAGATGTAATTACTTTCAGTAAAGAAGAAGCCTTACGTTTAGGTCATGATTTTATTGGAACAGAACATTTACTACTAGGTTTAATTAGAAAAGGAAATGGTAAAGCTATCGAAATTTTAACTACTTTTGATGTAGATTTAGAATTGATGCGTAGTAAATTAGAAAAGCTAAATCCAACTACGTTATCAACAGAAAACCTAGAGAAAAAGAGTTTACACCTTACAAGACAAGCTGAAAAAGCTATAAAAACAACTTTTTTAGAAGCTAAACTATATCAAAGTAATTCAATAGATACAGCACATTTATTGTTATGTATTTTACGTAATGAAAATGACCCTGCTACAAAATTACTTCAAAAACAAGATGTAAGTTATGAAATTACAAAAGCCCTTTATAAAGAACTTCATATAGAAGATAGTTTTTCTGCACCAACTGCCGAAACACCTTCCGAAGATACTCCTTCTAACCAAAATCCTAATCCTTTTGGAAAACAAGGTTCTAAGTCAAAACAAGCAAAGGTATCTAAAACCCCTGTTTTAGATAATTTTGGTCGTGATTTAACTGCCTTTGCTGTTGCAGGAAAATTAGATCCTGTTGTTGGGCGTTTAAAAGAGATTGAACGAGTATCCCAAATTTTAAGTAGAAGAAAAAAGAATAATCCAATGTTAATTGGTGAACCTGGTGTTGGTAAATCAGCAATTGCAGAAGGGTTAGCCTTACGAATTGTAGAACGAAAAGTATCTAGAATTTTATTTGATAAAAGAGTTGTTTCTTTAGATTTGGCTAGCTTAGTTGCTGGTACAAAATACCGTGGACAGTTTGAAGAGCGCATGAAAGCGCTGATGAATGAATTAGAAAAAAATGATGACATCATTTTATTTATTGATGAAATTCACACCATTGTTGGTGCAGGAGGCGCTACTGGTTCTTTAGATGCTTCAAATATGTTAAAACCTGCCTTAGCACGTGGCGAAATTCAATGTATTGGAGCTACAACTTTAGATGAATACAGAACAAATATTGAAAAAGATGGCGCCTTAGAACGTCGTTTTCAAAAAATAATTGTTGAGCCTACAACAGTTGAAGAAACTATCCAAATTTTACACAATATTAAAGGTAAATACGAAACTCATCATCAAGTGTCATTTACCGATGAAGCTATCGAATCTTGTGTAAAATTAACCAATCGCTATATGACCGATCGTTTTTTACCTGACAAAGCTATTGATGCTTTAGATGAAGCTGGTTCTAGAATTCATATAACAAATATTGTTGTACCTCAACAAATTTTAGAACTAGAAGCTAAACTTGAAGAAATTCGAAAACATAAAACAACCGCAGTAAACGGACAAAAATACGAAGAAGCAGCAAAACTTCGTGATGATGAAAAAAACATTGAAACAGCTTTAGTATCTGCTGAAAATCAATGGGAAGAAGACTCTAAACTAAACCGTGAAATTGTTACTGAAGACAATGTTGCTGAGGTAGTTTCTATGATGACAGGAATTCCTGTAAACAGAGTTGCCGAAGCTGAAAGTCATCGTTTATCCGATTTACCAAACATGATTAAAGGTAAAGTTATTGGTCAAGATGAAGCAGTTACCAAAGTAGTAAAAGCAATTCAACGTAATCGTGTTGGTTTAAAAGACCCTAATAAACCTATTGGTTCATTTATTTTCTTAGGTTCTACAGGAGTCGGAAAAACACAA encodes:
- a CDS encoding C40 family peptidase, producing MFFGICNLSIIPMRFEASDTSEMVNQVLFGEAFKILEKKDNWTKIELAFDKYQGFIDTKQYQEISQEMYNTLASEEHKNYSGNFINLVNFKNFDKDSKKQQQIMIPLGARLPFLKDETFNIDQKKYSYQGEIYNKKQTIIKTALLFLNVPYLWGGKSVFGIDCSGFTQMVYKLAGYNLLRDAKDQVTQGETLNFIEESQAGNLAFFDTCFNVSTDENPIKITHVGIILGNNTIIHAHGKVRIDTLDHRGIYNVDSKKYTHRLRIIKHFFE
- a CDS encoding acetyl-CoA C-acyltransferase translates to MKEVVIVSVARTPIGSFLGSLSTIPAPKLGAVAIKGALEKINLNPTMIDEVFMGNVVSAGTGQAPARQAAIFAGIPNTVPCTTINKVCSSGMKAIMLAAQTIALGDAQIVVAGGMENMSMIPHYQHARTGSKFGSITMEDGLQKDGLVDAYQKVAMGVCADDCATKYGFSREEQDAFAIESYSRSANAWKEGKYADEIVSVEIPQRRGEPIIFSEDEEYKNVKIDKIPALRAAFTKEGTVTAANASTINDGAAALVLMSADKALALGLTPLAKIKGYADAAHEPEWFTTAPAKALPKALSKANISIDDVDYFELNEAFSVVGLANMKILNLSADKVNVNGGAVSLGHPLGVSGARIVIALTSILKQKNAKIGAAAICNGGGGASAIVIERI
- the gyrA gene encoding DNA gyrase subunit A, yielding MADGEKLIPINIEEQMKSAYIDYSMSVIVSRALPDVRDGLKPVHRRVLFGMHELGIKATGSYKKSARIVGEVLGKYHPHGDTSVYDSMVRMAQNWSVRYMMVDGQGNFGSVDGDSPAAMRYTEVRMQKISEDMLADIEKDTVDHRLNFDDTLQEPTVLPTRIPNLLVNGASGIAVGMATNMAPHNLTEVVNGTIAYIKNRDIEIDELMEHIKAPDFPTGGTIYGYEGVKDAFHTGRGRIVMRAKTSFEEVKARECIVVTEIPYQVNKAEMIKKTAELVNDKKLEGIANIRDESDRNGMRIVYVLKRDAIPNIVLNKLFKYTQLQTSFSVNNIALVNGRPEQLNLKELIHYFVEHRHEVIVRRTEFELKKAQARAHILEGLIIASDNIDEVISIIRSSKNGDEARERLIERFELTEIQAKAIVEMRLRQLTGLEQDKLRGEFDEIMLTITDLKDILANEPRRYQIITDELIHVRDKYGDERRSEIHYAGGDMRIEDMIPNSKVVVTISHAGYVKRTNLDEYKVQNRGGRGQKGATTRNEDFLEHLFVGTNHQYMMFFTQKGKVFWMRVYEIPEGGKNTKGRALQNLINIESDDKVKAFLVTEDLKDEEYINSRYVIMATKKGQVKKTSLEQYSRPRINGINAITIKEGDELLEAKLTTGDSQVMLALKSGKSIRFEEAKTRPMGRTASGVRGISLQHDNDEVIGMIAVNDMESNILVVSEKGYGKRSKLEDYRVTNRGGKGVKTLNISEKTGELVAIKNVDDSNDLMIINKSGLTIRMAVEDLRVMGRATQGVRLINIKENDSIAAVAKVMREEEEVQESESEIGTEIENNTNEDQE
- a CDS encoding tetratricopeptide repeat protein; the encoded protein is MKKQLITLSLGLVSLGLLAQKSELKTAEKAIKKSDYKTAITTLNAAEKLVMDKGESKYTSKFYFLKGKALAATKDYQNAATALNSLLAMGKTKYSEKAKPILNTMIQEVSGKAVDLYNNKKDYKNAAENFYLTYLLSPKDTSFAYNAAISATQANEYDTAIKYYKELRKIGYTGIENQYLATNKLTGKVENLGSKKQRDLMVRSKQYIKPENKSTASKSATIVKNVALLLKEQGKTDEAIQALAEARKENPKDLNLLLNEADMYIKLKQMDKFGELMKEAIALDPENPTLYYNLGVVNFNEGMIDNAKKYYKKAIELNPNYGDAYMNLAVVVLNKDKAIVDEMNKNLNNFKKYDALALEQKEVYKEALPFLEKADTIKRSVDTVKTLMNLYEVLEMEAKATEYRTLYKAMR
- a CDS encoding ATP-dependent Clp protease ATP-binding subunit produces the protein MEDNFSPQVRDVITFSKEEALRLGHDFIGTEHLLLGLIRKGNGKAIEILTTFDVDLELMRSKLEKLNPTTLSTENLEKKSLHLTRQAEKAIKTTFLEAKLYQSNSIDTAHLLLCILRNENDPATKLLQKQDVSYEITKALYKELHIEDSFSAPTAETPSEDTPSNQNPNPFGKQGSKSKQAKVSKTPVLDNFGRDLTAFAVAGKLDPVVGRLKEIERVSQILSRRKKNNPMLIGEPGVGKSAIAEGLALRIVERKVSRILFDKRVVSLDLASLVAGTKYRGQFEERMKALMNELEKNDDIILFIDEIHTIVGAGGATGSLDASNMLKPALARGEIQCIGATTLDEYRTNIEKDGALERRFQKIIVEPTTVEETIQILHNIKGKYETHHQVSFTDEAIESCVKLTNRYMTDRFLPDKAIDALDEAGSRIHITNIVVPQQILELEAKLEEIRKHKTTAVNGQKYEEAAKLRDDEKNIETALVSAENQWEEDSKLNREIVTEDNVAEVVSMMTGIPVNRVAEAESHRLSDLPNMIKGKVIGQDEAVTKVVKAIQRNRVGLKDPNKPIGSFIFLGSTGVGKTQLAKVLARELFDSADSLIRIDMSEYMEKFAISRLIGAPPGYVGYEEGGQLTEKVRRKPYSVILLDEIEKAHPDVFNMLLQVLDDGHITDSLGRKIDFRNTIIIMTSNIGARKVKEFGSGVGFGTASKKDQEDAHVKSIIEGALKKSFAPEFLNRIDDVIIFNALEREDIHKIIDIELEKLLARIADLGYKLVLSEKAKDYIADKGFDKKYGARPLKRAIQKYIEDALAEEIVNSKLDEGDTISMDLDDETNKLIISIDKGKKPTESRTEISE